The following proteins come from a genomic window of Pseudomonadota bacterium:
- a CDS encoding pentapeptide repeat-containing protein, translated as MMANEQQTTILLQGVEIWNKWREQNQDKQIDLRGVNLEKANLNDINFSHARLEGANLSFAQLEGADFTHANLRGANLSHAHLKKAHFAFAHLEQTVLLFANMRGADLRGANLHSASLEDAYLQNSDLSHAHLENAMLAYANFKNAHLVDANLKGASLKSVNLEGANVSSVAYDQKIMLRVLKETWLSPKALWKRRHDIILDTTIRCRGAYVACYGSQRFRAFIQDQDYLEELTETGFGRFLCFVWWMLSNCGRSITRWAVWSFLFILLFALIFMFMGPKHFYTPKLEFNSITMIYYSVVTFTTLGGDIFPNTSLAAILTIAEVLIGYLMLGGLISIFASKLARRGS; from the coding sequence ATGATGGCAAACGAACAGCAAACAACAATATTACTTCAGGGCGTTGAAATATGGAATAAATGGAGAGAACAGAATCAAGACAAACAGATTGATCTGAGGGGGGTAAATTTAGAGAAGGCAAATTTAAATGATATCAATTTTTCTCATGCCAGACTTGAGGGCGCCAACCTTTCCTTTGCACAACTTGAAGGTGCAGATTTTACGCATGCAAACCTGAGAGGCGCCAACCTTTCCCATGCGCATCTTAAAAAAGCGCATTTTGCCTTTGCGCATCTTGAGCAGACAGTGCTTCTTTTTGCGAATATGAGGGGGGCGGACCTCCGCGGCGCCAACCTTCATAGTGCATCATTAGAGGATGCATATTTGCAAAACTCCGACCTTTCACATGCTCACCTTGAAAATGCTATGCTTGCATATGCAAACTTTAAAAATGCACATTTAGTCGATGCCAACCTGAAGGGCGCCAGCCTGAAGTCTGTAAATCTGGAAGGGGCAAACGTCTCCTCTGTTGCATACGATCAAAAAATCATGTTAAGGGTACTCAAAGAAACTTGGTTAAGCCCAAAAGCCCTTTGGAAAAGAAGGCACGATATAATTTTGGATACTACCATACGGTGTAGAGGTGCCTACGTTGCCTGTTATGGGAGCCAGAGATTCAGAGCTTTTATTCAGGATCAGGATTATTTAGAAGAACTCACGGAAACCGGATTTGGACGTTTCTTATGTTTTGTATGGTGGATGTTATCAAATTGTGGAAGATCTATCACCAGGTGGGCAGTCTGGTCATTCTTGTTTATACTCTTGTTTGCCCTTATATTTATGTTTATGGGGCCTAAACACTTTTATACACCAAAACTCGAGTTTAATTCTATAACCATGATTTATTACAGCGTGGTAACCTTCACGACGCTCGGGGGAGATATCTTTCCGAATACATCGTTGGCGGCAATTTTAACGATTGCAGAAGTACTGATTGGTTATCTAATGCTTGGCGGACTCATAAGCATTTTTGCAAGCAAACTTGCCCGTAGAGGAAGCTGA
- a CDS encoding cyclic nucleotide-binding domain-containing protein → MSLGKSAAARAEMLEKTPLSKEFSWGELEELSKYMSTETFPKGAAIFEEGDKKAFMCIIFKGKVNILKESGNENKLITYIGTGRIFGEMSVIDGSPRSATAIASEETVLIVLTRQEFDRILDEKPRMGAKILQKIAAVMSQRLRETTGVLADYLGKY, encoded by the coding sequence ATGAGCTTAGGAAAATCAGCGGCAGCACGGGCAGAAATGCTTGAAAAAACCCCTCTGAGCAAGGAATTCTCCTGGGGAGAACTTGAGGAATTGTCGAAATACATGAGTACGGAAACATTTCCAAAAGGTGCCGCAATATTTGAAGAAGGGGATAAAAAGGCCTTTATGTGCATCATCTTTAAAGGAAAAGTAAATATTCTGAAAGAGAGCGGAAATGAAAATAAGTTGATTACATACATAGGCACCGGAAGAATATTCGGAGAAATGTCTGTAATAGATGGGAGCCCGAGGTCAGCCACTGCAATAGCATCAGAAGAAACTGTCCTGATAGTGCTTACCAGGCAGGAATTTGACAGAATCCTCGACGAAAAACCGAGAATGGGCGCTAAAATACTTCAGAAAATAGCCGCCGTAATGAGTCAAAGGCTGCGCGAAACAACAGGGGTGCTTGCAGATTATCTCGGCAAGTATTAA